In Amphiprion ocellaris isolate individual 3 ecotype Okinawa chromosome 2, ASM2253959v1, whole genome shotgun sequence, the genomic stretch TGTTCTTATTCACTGCAATTTATGATTCTCAATATTCGTTAAAACCACGTGCAACTCACTCTTATAAATTGATGTGTTATTTTGTCTAGTGCAAGAGAACCAGCAGGTTATGTGGCTCACACCTACAGATATATAGACAATGTGCTCACACCTTGATTTTCATATTGTTTAGAACCCGTTTTGCCGGTCAGAATGCAAAGTACTGCACAGAATGGtctctttatgttttttctAGATGTTAAGTGATGTGTGGGAGTtagtatttgtttgtgtctgtgggaGGCATCCCAAGCAttttacacacgtggacaaaattatTGGTACGGAAAGAAAAACCtgcaatggtcacagaaataatttgcatctgacaaaagtaataataaataaaaattctatgaaaaataaccaatgaaaatcagagattgcttttgaaccgtggttcaacagaattatttaaaaaaaataaactcatgaaacaggcctggacaaaaatgatggtacccctagaaaagacaaTAGAATAATGTGGCcacagggacatgttcaatcaaggtgtgtgctctaattagcatcacaggtatctacaaacttgtaatcagtcagttggccctgatctaaatcctattgaacatccgtggaaggagctgaaacatggcgtctgtagaaggaacccttcaaacctgagacaactggagcagtctgctcatgaggagtggaccagaatacctgctgagaggtgcagaagtctcattgacagttacagaaatcgtttgattgcagtgattgcctcaaaaggttgtgcaacaaaatattaagggtaccatcatttttgtccaggcctgtttcatgagtttattttttaaataattctgttaaaccacggttcaaaagcaatgtctgattttcattgtttaatttccatagaattttaatttattacttttatcagattcaaattatttctgtgacaattgtgagtttttctttcattaaccgatgggtgccaacaattttgtccacatatGTACATATCTTGTGGTGTCTACAGTGAAGGACAAGGCATCAAGGCTTATCGCTTTCATGAAAACCTTGTGAGGGAGAACTAGCATTTCTCTAATGTATGACATGAGTATTAAACTATTTAAATGCTGCAACCAAGGCTAACTTTCAGTGTTGTAACATCTTTAGGACTGAATAAGTTAttgatttcaaatcaaaattgcAGTTTGAagcaatgcaattagcaaattgTAAATACTACAACTTCAGATATTTGTTCTGCAGCCCATTTGATGCAGgatttaaaatgtcattgtttttacaaattcacaCTGTCTTCCTTGTGCGACAGTCACACCTTTGACAGTATCTCATGTAGTATTGATCCATCACAATTTAAATCTAATGCACTGCGAATTAAAAGAATTCTATCGCAGATCAAATCGTAATTGGAATTTCTGTTAAATTTGCATCGGATATTTTCCCGTTCTCATTCACCCCTAATCTCTACAACGTCAGTATCTCTTGAttttcttctccctctctgcctaACTGACCTTTTCTTCCACCCTTCACAGGTATTAGATGGTGCAGGTCTCGATGTAGATTTCTACATCTCCTCTCCTTCTGGCCAACTGCTGTTCAGCGACTACCGCAAGTCAGACGGTGTTCACACGTAAGCAACATGGATCATCcttcaaacacacataaatgacTGAGTTAAACGTGCACGTTCCTAGTACTGTTTGTGTTTCCCTGCAGCATAGAAACCGAGGATGGAGACTACATGTTCTGCTTTGACAACACATTCAGCTCTGTTTCGGAAAAGCTCATCTTCTTTGAGTTGATCCTGGACAACATGGACACAGAAGACCCAGACGACTGGAAGGAGTACGTGCACGGCTCAGATATGCTGGATATGAAGATGGAAGACATTATGGTGAGTGTGTAGTCAGTCTCAGTTGATGATATTTGACATgaaatgtttttcagacaaagacTTATATAGATTTGTATGTATGAGAACTTTTGAATCTTGATAGAATATAAAGGTTTATACCGATTCAGGGTCCTTCTACTGTCTGTCATTGAGATATTTGTCACTGTGCCATATATGCTCACAGGGGGGGCAAAGTGACCCAACAGGCCGCCAGCAAAATAGCACGCAATCCACCACGTACAGGGAAAGTCACAAGGAGACTGTCACGAGAATAGACAATGTCATAATGAACTCTCACCTATTGGCTGAAGGGAGCCAATTGTTTGAGTTTGCACCACAGTAGCCTGCACCACCCCCAGAAACAGCCTTAATTTGTGTCAGAAGTCACATAGGCATCACTTGTTAAAAGGCAGGAAATGTATCTTCCAGCTGTGGAGGAAGTTGTTTTCTTGTGGAGGAAGGAACTCACCTGAATGAGCTGCTTTGTTTGCAGACTCAAAAAGATCCAAATCTCATTTTGATTCCTCTTTGCTTCGAAGTTGTATTTAGTTCATCTACAATAACCTAAGATGAAAATTGGagacaaattatttattagttCTCTTCTCAGATCCAGTCAGTCTGACCTGCTTGTCTCTCCTTCAGGACACCATCAACAATGTGAAGGCTCGGCTGGGGAAAAGTGTGCAGATCCAGACGGTGCTGCGAGCGTTTGAGGCTCGCGACCGTAACCTCCAGGAGAGCAACTTCGACAGGGTGAACTTTTGGTCGGTGATCAATCTCATTGTGATGGTGCTGGTGTCGGCGGTTCAGGTCTACCTTGTCCGCTCGCTGTTCGAAGATAAAAGGAAAATGCGCACATAACACCGTCTGAAATGgaggcaaaaacagaaaaaaactaacacacttgtccaaaaaaaaaaaaaacctttgggatttttttcagctgatCTCCTGACTTGTGACTCTTGTAACACAAGATTTTAATGTACACACTTatgcacatgcacagacaccAACCACAGACATTGATTAACAATTCATTCACCACACTCTGCTTGCCAGTCCACTGGAGTTTGAGGGACAGCAGGAATCCAAGAACGTATAACTGTCAGCCCCTCTACAGGCAACCTCTGTCTCTTTGCTACAGGAAAAAGGTCTCCAAGTCTCTCTTTACAActtgtttcttgttttattgtccTCCCTGGCTGCTGTAGTTCTTCACTGACGTTACAAGCACATTTATGATGGGACTATTTTTCTAATAGTTTAACGTTACCAGGCTAGTGGCCAATTGCAAAGATGTCCATTTTTCtttggatgtgttttttctgAGTGTTAAAGTAAACTAGATAAAGAAATTAAGAATTTATTTCTGCTAAAAAGGAGTGTGAGGTGCAACCAGTCTGTCAGCGTGGCTTCCCCATATGTTAAGTACTTTTAAAAGCATACCTTTGTATGGAACTAAGTCGCCTTAGTGATTTGGATTTAGCTGCTAGCTTTTTGCCAATCTGCGAGGCCTTTGAATAATTCTCCCATTGCCTCAAAAACTTATGTTGTTGCCATTATGTCTCACTTTCCCTTCCATGCAAATACTGAAAAGTCAGGTGTTTAGTCAGAGCCATGCTGCTATTGCTGCTCTCTGGCACCAATTGGACCGTGAGGTAGAATAAAAGGAAACGGGCCGTCTCCAAGTCTCTTAATGACTGCTGCCCTTCTCTCCTCTGCCATGATTTGTAGACTTGTGGCCTAAATGGCTGCCAGCTCCACTACCCTCCACTGTGAAGCCTAACGGCTGCTGGTGGGTGTCTGCTTACAGCCGCTTACTGTGTGAAGATGTTGAGCCTGCCCGTCTCTCTGGTGACAGAAGTCTATTTCTATCTTACTGACATCTGGAAGGTCATTACTACTATGACATTGCACTGCTCAGTTTAATATGCACAAGCCATCCACTGCCTTGGCTACGTCAGTATTCTTTTAAAAGCTAGTATCCGTGTATTAGCATTTTTTAGCCAACATAGCAAACTGACATCTGATCATTGCACTGCCTCTGATGCCacagaacaacattttttgttttgtctttgtattcTTAGtacataatttaacattttgggCTCCATTGTTTTAGTGGGGTCCAGCAGAAATGGGTCCACAACTTGTCCTGATATGTGGGAGAAGGAGCACTGAtcaagagatttttaaaaactcaagGAGAAGGGGGCTGAAGAGCTCACCAAACTCTGTGATGAACTCATATCCAAAGTCCAGAAGGGCTAAGCTCATTTGTCAATACTGTAGGTTTTAATGACCTCTGCCCTTCTTTACTGTTGACGTCCAGATCATTTTCTTGTGTAGTATTTGTCTTTATCAATGTCATTGGTCATGAACATGGCTCCAGGAACAAACTCGTCATTAAAGTCTCACATGCCACTCTGTGACTTCTGGTCGGGTTGAGATGGTTCAGAGAGCTCAGGAAGCTTCTGCACTTCTGGTTCAGTTTGAAGTTCCTTGTCATGGTCGGAGCCAACCTTGTCACCAGAAATCTGTCGTTTCAAAGCACAGTGTGTTcgtgaaaaacacacactctgttGAGACTTGTATCAAACTGCATTAATGCTCTTAACGCTTCAGGGCTGGGTTCGGCAGTTGGCAAACTCTCGTCAGCTTTTCCTTAAGGTGCCAACATGGCTTTTGGTTATGGTTTcagtgaggttttttttgttttttaaatttggtgTTTTCTCAGCTCCTTTCTTGAGACTTGGCCACTTACAACCCTGGCAGGGAGCTCCATCTTCCAAATTTTGCCCTCTGCTGTAAGATAATGATAATCCAGTGAGTTCACGCCTTCGCAGTTTATACCGCCTTATGTTGGAAGTGTGTTAAATCAAACTCTGAGCAGTgtgattgttttaaatgtgttgccATACAGTATGTGCATATGTTGCCATTTGTTCTGTGGATGCCTGCAATAATATAGGATGTCTGGTTGTGAGAAATGATCACCTTCTGCCTCAGTTTCAGTGCTTATTCCTTCCTTGTTCCTCTGTACAACTCATGTTACTGTGTTTCTAGTCTTGAAATATATGTTGAGATTGTGTCTCATGGAAAGTCTTATGGATTAGTaataaattcattttctgatttatttgaaAGCGCTTTtgaaattctgcaaaaattaaagacatttctTAAAGTATTTCTACGTTACTTAAAAGGAGACCACAAGAACAGCTACActggctttgaaaaaaaaactttttacaaCCATAAATGATGAGTGGAAAAAGAAGGAATGTGATATATTTATTCAGCTAATGTCCTGTAAatgtatatgtgtataaatTAAACAATCATATGTTTTTCTGACCTCTGTGTACTGTTGTATTCCTATTGAGCAAAAAACTTcatatcaaaacaaaaaaaaaaacagtctaaccaagcaataaaaatacagataaaagaCAATGAAATAATAAATCGGTAGAATAAAACTGTCTCTTACTAGTCATAGAGCTGCTGGGCGATCTGGTATCTTCTAGGTTTGTTGCTGCAGAGATGTGATGATCAGACACTCCCTCAGTGAAGAACTAGATGCTCCTCTGAAGTAAAGCAGATGAAAGAGAAATGTATTGAAATGAATTTGTTTTCCTTATAGTATTACATTTAGGTTAATGATACTTACGGGCCCATCAGCCTCTGGGTGGATGATTCAGTCCTTCTGGAAACCCTGCTAAGGCACGATCCTATCTGTAAAGTCAAATATACAGCAGCAGATAtgtaacaaacacaaaatcagaaaatagcaaaaacagcCATAGGTGGAATACTAGATGAAGCAGAAGCCTTGTCACgtgtcactgtgtgtctgttctgAGTGCAATGTTGGGAGAAAATACAATGTTTATAAAAAGTATTCCACCATCACTGGAAGTTTTCCCCTCTTACTGCTTTGCAACAATAAATCATGGttaatttaaattaactttttggacaaaaattcacactaaaaaaaagaattgtttGCATCAATGTGAAAACAAATTTCTATATggtaaatgatttaaaatttaaaacaagtaACTGCACAAGTATTCACCCcattcaagtcagtatttagttgATGGACCTTTATAGCATTTAGCCTGTGTGGATAGGCCTCAAACAGCCTTGCACATCATCACACTGCAATTTTACTCCATTCTTCTTTGTAAAATTGTTCAAGCTCTGATTTAGGTTGTACAGGGATTGTAAGTTAGCTGCCCTTTatcaagtccagccacaaatgTTCAGCTGGATTGAGTTCTGACTTTCTGTGTACCTTTGGCTGTCTGCTTCAGGTCGTTTTCTCCCAAGttgcagttctcttgcagactgcatcagatAGGCTTCCCATATACTTTGCTGCATTGATTTTCTCCTACTTTTACAAGCCTTCATCCccgcatcatgatgctgccaccaccatgcttcacagttgaCATGGTGCATTTATGATGTGCAGTATTTGATGTCCACCAAACGTAGTGTCGAGTTTGATTTtgaactcatcagaccaaagaaacTCCCACATCCCTTCTTGGTGAACTATAGATTTattatgattttgttttcaacagTGTAACTCaattctttgtctctctctgtttaaGCTTTGACCCATTCGGACGATGCAACCATTGTTATATACAGTCTTTCCAAACTCAACTGCTAAAGCTTGTAACTCcatcagaggagtcataggtatCTTGGCGGCCTTCctcatttgtctctttcttgcatagtcactcagtttttgaggatcCTGTTCTAGGCAGATGTACGCATGTGCCATATTTCTTCGATTtcttaatgatgaatttaactGTACAAGGACTTCAGTAACTAGTAGTAAACTAGtacattttcttgtatccatccCCCAATTTATGCTTTTTAATAACCTTTTCATAGTGTTGCTTGGAGTCTTTATAGTGTAATTACATCCAAGAGTACTGATTCaccttccagatacagatgTCTTTATGCTACAGTCAGATGATCTTCATTTcattgtgtgacttctagcaccaactggctgcagctgtgttggCTTAGGTGAAACAGAGTGAAGACTTATGCAATTTTATACTTCATATCTTTAATTGATTCACATTactttatacatatttttaaaaaactctttCTTTTTGACACGAAtaagtattttttgtaaattcttgccaaaaaaatccaaactaaattgaccatgattcaatgttgaaaagcaataaaaataggaatgaatattttttatagaAACTTTACCGTGGTGGTTTCCAGGTCTTCTGACGCAGTATCGGAGCTGACAGGTTTGCTGGCTGTTACCAGGGAGACAGCAGGATGTGGTTTGCACACTGAGAAGCTTGAAGATAAATGAGGTtcttgaaaaatatcaaaatcaaCATGGTGATCAATTTTGTGACACACACCATCACTACAGGATTATTATGATAAGTTTAAAGTAGTATGTTACCTTTGAGCAGACATGTTGGCGGTCTGTGGATGTGGTCTTATATTATTAGCAGAGAAGGGGCGTATGTTCAACACAGACACCTTGACAGAGGAAAACATGAAGAGATCAGGTTGAAGCTGGGATTGGCAGACAGGTGCCTTTCAAACCTCCACCAGCAGGAGGCGCTGTGAGCTCTGATAAACTGCTTCACTTCCGGGATAATGACGCGATGAGATTGTAGCATCGGCGCCGAACGAAATCACATCCCAGGTAGGTTTAAAACCCTCATGTACATGTTTATGGAGATATTCAAGACAATTATCGACATATTATTAGTTATAGACCCGAATGTACACGGTGGAATTGCTGTTATCGTCGCCTCAACACCGGAAGTACCGGCAGTTTCTCAGCCGACCATCTGTCAAAACCCTGTTCAGAACAGATGTATTCACCTGACAGTCAACAAAACAGTATAAATATGACTGAATTATATGTCCCATGTTCTTCTGACATTAGCGCTGTCTAATAACTCATAAAATATCCTTTACATGATATTACCTCCAAAGCTAGCTCAGCTAATTGAGGCTTGTGTGTTCAGATGGCAAACCACTACAAAAGTATAGTACTCTATGTACGTTAACACTATTAGATCTCTGTTCCTCTCAATATGTTTGATGgttttttctgtgctttattACTATTTGGTCAACTGTTAGAAACTTGTAGCACAGAAGCTCAAAACTGAGAAGAAACTACATTTTAACACACTTGTTTACGACAGGACTACTGTTGTAATAAGTAgggttattttgtttttgtagtacAGCTTCTCATACGTGTTTCATAataaaagtatttgtttttttgtgttactATCACACAAAGCTatatgtaaatacaaaaaatatcactagttgattTCTGCAATATCATTATGTTTTGGTTAATGTGTGCTCAGAAACTTCAAGACAGcttccctttttcttttcatatgtCAATCCACCTATAATCACAGACTTTTTGATAATGGGCGACAATCATTGTTCAATATcgcagattctgaatcagtgGCATGTTGGCAAATAACAGTGTAAATTTCAGACTGTTAAGTTTATTAACTGTTAAGATATTGTGGTTCAAACATAGcctcaaatgtctgaaaaaaacgTGTTGAAAGTGGGTCGGCAGAACTTTAACAAATGTTATTTCCAAAGTATTTCATATATCAAGCCAGAATTTCACACATACAATTTAGTAATCCATTGGTTATAATccaaaaagtttcaagcaagACCCTGATTTCAGATAGAGTGACCCAGCTATGTGCTATGGCTGAACGGTTTGGAGAAATTATCCAATTGCGATCTTTCTCACAGGCattgtgatttgatttgaaacATCATGATAAAAAATCAAGCTTCAGTTAAACATTCAAACTGTTGAAGGAGCACATGAGATGACATGGCAGCATAACTGCATGAGAATGGCATGaatgtgtaaaaaatgacacttttaaaCTGAGGGCCAGACACTGCTTTGCATAtatactgatttaaatatttgcatGGTAAAACAATGTAAACACTATCAGCTGATTTGAGCAGTGGATTAAAGATGCCTACTCACAACCcagtctctgtgtgtttgtggttcagGTTTGATGGGGCCAGATAGCGCCCCAGGTCCAGCTGTGCCCTGGCAGAAGGTGCTGTGGGAACGCCAGCCCTTCCCTGATAACTACGTGGATCAGCGGTTCCTGGAGGAATTACGGAGGAATGAGGGCATCCGGCAGTACCGTTACTGGACTGTAGTGAAAGAAGCTGGCTTTGTAGGACAGCAGCTGTCCTGTGTGGCCATTTTTATCACCCTCTGGCTCTACATGGAGCAGgtaagcctttaaaaaaaaatccatggtCTTCACAATCCTAAGCgcttcagtagaaagcaactggactcctgaagatgtttcacctcgcAACCTAGAGGCTTCTTCAGGTACAGGTGACTGGTAGGGGGTCCCAGGTATTATTCTCAGCCCAACTAACATGGCTCAAGTGTCACTAATGACCTGGGGCTAACATGACTCTTGGTGTTAAAGGTGGTGGTACCGCCTGGGGAGAGATGTGAGGACTGCATTTTAGGTATCAGATAAGCGGAGTCATAGACTTCTCTCCTGTTTAAAGATGGCTGTTGTAGTTTAAAATAAGGACGTTTTCCAGTGCAGGAACTTGCAGGCTGAGTTAGGATGGTCCAAACCTTTGTGCATGTTCTGAACACAAGAACCATCGTGGAAGAACTTCTTTCAGGACATTTTTGGGTATTAAAAAAGTACTTACTCCATGAAAGGTAAATCTTGTtcctgattggttaaactccaAAAAAACCCAGATGCTAATTGGTTAAACTTGcagaagaaaacagcttttactGCCACCTTGATGCCCTCATGCAGTAGTAGCCTTCTCCTCTCTGATGATGTAATTTTCATTGTAAAATTCACCATACAGACAATAAAACCTAACAAATCCCTGATTGTTCTATATCATACATGTTCATGGAACTGGATATCCAGTGACTAAtatttgtcactgtttttgtgCAGTCTGATTCTACACCatgatggaaacagaaaggctaaAACGGCTAGCTAAAGGGCTGGTCCTGTATTCGTATGTGCCGCCTCACGCCTGGCCTGAGTTCATTCAGTCAGTGGAAAACCGTGGATAGATGGATTCTTTAATTCTTCTCTTTAATCTATCTCTATGTATCTTACTCTGTCCAGATTGTCCTCACTGCTGTCCTCATGGTCTTCATATTGCACCTTTACTGAATGCAATGGCTGATTAATCAACACCTGTGCTTTCTCTGCAGGGTCTGCTGTCCCCTGTGACGCTGCTGTGGACCAGCCTTGTCTGCTCCCTGCTGGGTTATGGACTGCATCAGCTCTTGTCTTCTAATGTTGAATCATGCAGCGAGCCCAGGACCCATCTGGCTGATTTACAGAGTGCTGCTATTTTCTTGTCCTTCACGTTTGGCTTCTCGCCAGTTCTTAAGACGCTAACAGAGTCTGTGAGTACGGACACAGTGTACGCCATGtctgctgtgatgctgctggccCACTTGGTGTCGTTTCCTTACGCTCAGCCCTCACCTCCTGGCATCCTCTCCCTGAATGCTGCCCTGTTTGCCTCAGTGTGTTTAGCCTCGAGGTTACCTGGAGCCCTGCACACCTTCGCCATGCTCAGCTGTGCCATGCTGGTGTTTGCCCTGTGGCCCTGCCTGCTGCAGAGGTTGAGGGAGAACGCTCCCAGCCAGTTTACAGGggtgtgtgtgggagtgtgtgtcgGAGGGGTAGGAGGTTTGGGGTCGCAGTCGCCAGGGGGAGCCGTGCTCTTAGCGCTGGCTTTAGGGAGCGTTACACTGCTCTGTCCATTGCTGCTCGTTTGGCTGCAGAGGCACAAAGACAACATCCAGGGACCCTGGGATGAGGCTGAGATTCACGAGGACCTCAGCCACTTCCTTCGCTAATCGACAGAGCCAGGACAAACACAGGCTGCTCCTGACAAACTGACATTTAAGGTGTGAACCAATGGAGAATTTTTATAAGGATTAATGTACTGTCAGACCAGTTTTGTTGGTGCTGTACATCTAAACTGACAACTCTTTCATTGCTGGTCCATGTCTGTGTGGACAGCCATAGCAACACTGACATTCTCCAGCTGAGAACATGACGTTTTTAATGTTAAAGCTGCTACTGTACTGTAACCGTCAACCTCAAAGTGTGTATGGATGATATCAACTCGTGCAAAGCTGACTAACATCACAGGACACACTATGATGCTATGCACCAATCTAATATCA encodes the following:
- the tmed5 gene encoding transmembrane emp24 domain-containing protein 5 produces the protein MELVRVFVCVLSVFVSLLSDRLVVLAAFSQSLDSDFTFTLPPGRKECFYQTMKKEASLEIEYQVLDGAGLDVDFYISSPSGQLLFSDYRKSDGVHTIETEDGDYMFCFDNTFSSVSEKLIFFELILDNMDTEDPDDWKEYVHGSDMLDMKMEDIMDTINNVKARLGKSVQIQTVLRAFEARDRNLQESNFDRVNFWSVINLIVMVLVSAVQVYLVRSLFEDKRKMRT
- the pigc gene encoding phosphatidylinositol N-acetylglucosaminyltransferase subunit C codes for the protein MGPDSAPGPAVPWQKVLWERQPFPDNYVDQRFLEELRRNEGIRQYRYWTVVKEAGFVGQQLSCVAIFITLWLYMEQGLLSPVTLLWTSLVCSLLGYGLHQLLSSNVESCSEPRTHLADLQSAAIFLSFTFGFSPVLKTLTESVSTDTVYAMSAVMLLAHLVSFPYAQPSPPGILSLNAALFASVCLASRLPGALHTFAMLSCAMLVFALWPCLLQRLRENAPSQFTGVCVGVCVGGVGGLGSQSPGGAVLLALALGSVTLLCPLLLVWLQRHKDNIQGPWDEAEIHEDLSHFLR